The Panicum hallii strain FIL2 chromosome 9, PHallii_v3.1, whole genome shotgun sequence genome has a window encoding:
- the LOC112875182 gene encoding protein NAR1, which produces MSSSRFSPALQASDLNDFIAPSQDCIISLNKSSSSRRLQIKQKENVVSTKPPEEAVKISLKDCLACSGCITSAETVMLEKQSLGDFIARINSGKTVIVSVSPQSRASLAAFFGLSQSQVLRKLTALFKSMGVKAVYDTSSSRDLSLIEVCNEFVSRYQKNQSSSGQEAGADLPMISSACPGWICYAEKTLGSYILPYISSVKSPQQAIGAAIKHHVVEKLGLKPYDVYHVTVMPCYDKKLEAVRDDFIFSVDGKEVTEVDSVLTTGEVLDLIQSKPIDFKTLEESSLDRLLTNVDEEGNLYGVSGGSGGYAETVFRHAARAIYKREIEGPLDFRILRNSDFREITLEVEGKPVLKFALCYGFRNLQNIVRKIKMGKCEYHFIEVMACPSGCLNGGGQIKPAQGQSAKELIQQLESVYTQDVSTSNPFDNPITKRLYDEWLGQPGSENAKKYLHTDYHPVVKSVASQLQNW; this is translated from the exons ATGTCGTCGAGCAGATTCTCGCCGGCGCTGCAGGCGTCGGATCTCAACGACTTCATTGCCCCCTCGCAGGACTGCATCATCTCTCTTAACAAGAgctcctcctcccgccgcctcCAG atcaaacaaaaggaaaatGTGGTGAGCACAAAGCCTCCAGAGGAAGCAGTCAAGATTTCACTAAAAGACTGTTTGGCATGcag TGGTTGTATCACATCAGCAGAGACAGTTATGCTGGAGAAGCAAAGCTTGGGTGACTTCATTGCTCGCATAAACTCTGGTAAAACTGTTATTGTATCAGTGTCTCCCCAGTCAAGAGCATCACTAGCTGCGTTTTTCGGTCTTTCGCAATCACAG GTTCTCAGAAAACTTACTGCTTTGTTCAAGTCAATGGGTGTAAAGGCCGTTTACGACACAAGCTCAAGTCGAGATCTATCCCTTATTGAAGTGTGCAATGAATTCGTATCACGTTATCAGAAAAATCAATCATCTAGTGGCCAAGAAGCTGGAGCCGATCTTCCAATGATTTCATCTGCATGCCCTG GTTGGATATGCTATGCTGAAAAGACTCTTGGTTCATACATCCTACCTTATATCTCATCTGTAAAGAGCCCTCAACAGGCGATTGGTGCAGCCATTAAGCACCATGTGGTTGAAAAACTAGGTCTCAA GCCATATGATGTCTATCATGTTACTGTGATGCCATGCTACGATAAGAAGCTAGAAGCTGTCCGGGATGATTTCATTTTCTCAGTAGATGGTAAAGAAGTCACAGAGGTGGATTCAGTACTGACAACTGGTGAAGTGTTAGACTTGATACAG TCCAAACCTATTGATTTCAAGACACTAGAGGAATCTTCCTTGGACAGATT GCTAACAAATGTTGATGAGGAGGGCAATCTATACGGGGTTTCTGGAGGTTCTGGGGGTTATGCTGAGACAGTCTTTCGCCATGCAGCACGTGCAATCTACAAGAGAGAAATAGAGGGTCCTCTTGATTTCAGAATCTTGCGAAATTCAGATTTTCGTGAGATTACATTGGAG GTGGAGGGCAAACCTGTGTTGAAGTTTGCACTTTGTTATGGGTTCAGGAACCTGCAGAATATTGTTAGGAAAATTAAAATGGGAAAATGTGAATACCATTTTATTGAAGTTATGGCGTGTCCTTCAG GTTGCCTGAATGGGGGAGGTCAAATAAAGCCTGCTCAAGGCCAATCTGCCAAGGAACTTATCCAGCAATTGGAGAGTGTGTACACACAAGAT GTATCAACTTCCAATCCTTTCGATAACCCAATCACGAAAAGATTATATGATGAATGGCTGGGGCAGCCTGGTTCGGAGAATGCCAAGAAGTACTTGCACACAGATTATCACCCAGTGGTGAAGAGTGTAGCTTCACAGTTACAGAATTGGTGA
- the LOC112875184 gene encoding uncharacterized protein LOC112875184 produces the protein MQEVNQRPGRPGRHPTTKREVNQRRGHATPPLPPSQIRAEGGRAAAAAAAPAPATGRDSARAAMERRGQKPEDAEPPGKDGAGGPPAPPPLFLEVTCRSSGKVRRFAAGTTARYALHAINRKLEPGAPPALHVEAVRDGEEPVSFGPSAALADYGRGWRLQTVTAQDAPGIHHAPRADTKRGETQAAVDSVARETTRSTSVYVAKIVLAFVFIFLLGGLFTYMLEVVPDMLQASPAPESL, from the exons ATGCAAGAAGTCAACCAGAGGCCAGGCCGCCCCGGACGCCACCCCACCACCAAAAGGGAAGTCAACCAGAGGCGAGGCCACGCGACACCACCACTTCCCCCGTCACAAATCCGAGCCGAgggggggagggcggcggcagcagcagcggcgccggcccccgcgaCGGGACGAGACAGCGCGCGCGCGGCGATGGAGCGGCGGGGGCAGAAGCCTGAAGACGCGGAGCCGCCGGGCAAGGACGGCGCTGGCGGCCCtccggctccgccgccgctg TTCCTGGAGGTGACGTGCCGGAGCTCCGGCAAGGTCCGGCGGTTCGCGGCGGGGACGACGGCCCGGTACGCGCTGCACGCCATCAACCGCAAGCTCGAGCCGGGGGCCCCGCCGGCGCTGCACGTCGAGGCCGTGAGGGACGGCGAGGAGCCCGTCAGCTTCGGCCCCAGCGCGGCCCTCGCCGACTACGGCCGCGGCTGGCGGCTGCAGACCGTCACCGCGCAGGACGCGCCCGGGATCCACCACGCGCCACGCGCTGACACG AAACGGGGTGAGACGCAGGCTGCCGTGGATTCCGTCGCCAGGGAGACGACGAGGAGCACTTCGGTCTACGTCGCCAAGATCGTGCTCGCGTTCGTGTTCATCTTCTTGCTCGGCGGATTGTTCACGTACATGCTCGAGGTGGTCCCTGACATGCTCCAGGCTTCACCGGCGCCTGAATCTCTGTAG
- the LOC112875183 gene encoding uncharacterized protein LOC112875183 isoform X2, giving the protein MLVAATRPSRTLTTTPSCRAETEPDSHLSQPFRLRRSAQGRRELPRSLGADGRRDGRPPARRPPADVLARLAPRGLASSRGVCRSWRAVIDGRRLLRADLLLLSLGGIFLQVTTAPFPPLFSRPWTGPATGGDLDGFFGADDNRLLQTDMRGHCNGLLLLEEAVVNPATGEWARLAEPPPPPLPEFYYQPCLAFDPAVSPHYEN; this is encoded by the exons ATGCTTGTGGCGGCTACCCGGCCGTCCCGGACTCTTACCACCACGCCGTCGTGCCGTGCCGAGACCGAACCCGACTCCCATCTATCCCAGCCTTTtcgcctccgtcgatcagcccAAGGCCGCCGGGAGCTGCCGCGATCGCTCGGAGCCGACGGGAGGAGGGATGGCCGACCACCTGCCCGACGACCTCCTGCGGACGTTCTCGCCCGCCTGGCGCCGCGCGGCCTCGCCTCGTCCCGCGGCGTCTGCAGGTCCTGGCGCGCCGTCATCGAcggccgccgcctgctgcgTGCGGACCTCCTGCTGCTCTCGCTGGGGGGCATCTTCCTCCAGGTCACCACCGCCCCGTTCCCGCCCCTCTTCTCCCGGCCCTGGACGGGCCCCGCGACCGGCGGCGACCTCGACGGCTTCTTCGGAGCCGACGACAACAGGCTGCTCCAGACCGACATGCGCGGCCACTGCAACGGCCTGCTCCTGCTCGAGGAGGCCGTGGTCAACCCCGCCACCGGGGAGTGGGCGCGCCTGGCCGAGCCTCCGCCACCGCCCCTGCCGGAGTTCTACTACCAGCCGTGCCTCGCGTTCGATCCAGCCGTGTCGCCGCACTACGAG AATTAA
- the LOC112875183 gene encoding uncharacterized protein LOC112875183 isoform X1, producing MLVAATRPSRTLTTTPSCRAETEPDSHLSQPFRLRRSAQGRRELPRSLGADGRRDGRPPARRPPADVLARLAPRGLASSRGVCRSWRAVIDGRRLLRADLLLLSLGGIFLQVTTAPFPPLFSRPWTGPATGGDLDGFFGADDNRLLQTDMRGHCNGLLLLEEAVVNPATGEWARLAEPPPPPLPEFYYQPCLAFDPAVSPHYEVFSLPEVPNPTRTTLSPLLQQSEWPPSPFVLHVFSSRTEQWEERTFAREGHGGHPMATVADVQSHDLFDNDYHCSTFWRGRLYVQCQNRFVLRIKPVEWHIAPGEATHGRRWCEQVPSVLSREIKGWGVLCVGHLLQMPASSLVPRRVMLPGAGVGAEV from the exons ATGCTTGTGGCGGCTACCCGGCCGTCCCGGACTCTTACCACCACGCCGTCGTGCCGTGCCGAGACCGAACCCGACTCCCATCTATCCCAGCCTTTtcgcctccgtcgatcagcccAAGGCCGCCGGGAGCTGCCGCGATCGCTCGGAGCCGACGGGAGGAGGGATGGCCGACCACCTGCCCGACGACCTCCTGCGGACGTTCTCGCCCGCCTGGCGCCGCGCGGCCTCGCCTCGTCCCGCGGCGTCTGCAGGTCCTGGCGCGCCGTCATCGAcggccgccgcctgctgcgTGCGGACCTCCTGCTGCTCTCGCTGGGGGGCATCTTCCTCCAGGTCACCACCGCCCCGTTCCCGCCCCTCTTCTCCCGGCCCTGGACGGGCCCCGCGACCGGCGGCGACCTCGACGGCTTCTTCGGAGCCGACGACAACAGGCTGCTCCAGACCGACATGCGCGGCCACTGCAACGGCCTGCTCCTGCTCGAGGAGGCCGTGGTCAACCCCGCCACCGGGGAGTGGGCGCGCCTGGCCGAGCCTCCGCCACCGCCCCTGCCGGAGTTCTACTACCAGCCGTGCCTCGCGTTCGATCCAGCCGTGTCGCCGCACTACGAGGTGTTCTCGCTCCCCGAGGTTCCCAATCCTACGCGCACGACGCTGAGCCCGCTGCTGCAGCAATCAGAGTGGCCGCCCTCGCCGTTCGTCCTGCACGTCTTCTCGTCGAGGACGGAGCAGTGGGAGGAGAGAACCTTCGCACGGGAAGGCCATGGTGGCCATCCCATGGCGACTGTAGCCGACGTCCAGTCGCATGATCTATTCGATAACGATTACCATTGCAGCACCTTCTGGCGGGGAAGGCTATACGTGCAGTGCCAGAACAGATTTGTGCTAAG AATTAAACCCGTCGAGTGGCACATAGCACCTGGTGAAGCAACCCATGGGCGCCGGTGGTGCGAGCAAGTACCCTCAGTTTTATCTAGGGAAATCAAAGGCTGGGGTGTACTTTGCGTCGGCCATCTCCTACAAATGCCGGCTTCAAGTTTGGTACCTCGACGAGTCATGCTACCGGGAGCCGGCGTGGGTGCTGAGGTGTGA
- the LOC112875816 gene encoding SRSF protein kinase 1-like has protein sequence MAEAEARGSSSRRRMEDEEGAAAMEADAGAAARARGVEEDDEDEEGESSDYTSEDEGTEDYRRGGYHAVRVGDSFKQGAYVVQSKLGWGHFSTVWLAWDTAHSRYVALKVQKSAQHYTEAAMDEIKILKQIADGDPDDSKCVVKLLDHFKHSGPNGNHVCMVFEFLGDNLLTLIKYTNYRGIPLPMVKEICRHVLIGLDYLHRTLSIIHTDLKPENILLVSTIDPSKDPRKSGVPLVLPSAKTDEPTPKVPAPPANGGLSKNQKKKIRKKAKRAAAATSEGSSAVASADTDGSDDRGDLGTANEGSPSQDGAKKRAKGDRQGSKGAKKKMAMEADLKCKLVDFGNACWTYKQFTSDIQTRQYRCPEVILGSKYSTSADLWSFACICFELSTGDVLFDPHSGDNFDRDEDHLALMMELLGMMPRKIALGGRYSREFFNRYGDLRHIRRLRFWPLNKVLMEKYEFTEKNANDMADFLVPILDFVPEKRPTAAQLLQHPWLDAGPHRKQPAALPDSTQNSADGVSEKQRKENEERDAMAVELGNIAIDGASSSRPANDPQASMNKATATPSKK, from the exons ATGGCGGAGGCGGAAGCCAGGGGGTCGTCGTCGAGGCGACGGATGGAGGatgaggagggggcggcggcgatggaggcggacgcgggggcggcggccagggCAAGGGGGGTGGAGGAGGATGACGAGGACGAGGAGGGTGAGAGCAGCGACTACACGTCGGAGGACGAGGGCACCGAGGACTACCGCCGCGGCGGGTACCACGCCGTCCGCGTAGGGGATTCCTTCAAGCAGGGAGCCTACGTCGTGCAGTCCAAGCTCGGATGGGGCCACTTCTCCACCGTCTGGCTCGCCTGGGACACGGCCCACTCC AGATATGTGGCACTGAAGGTGCAGAAGAGCGCTCAGCACTACACAGAGGCAGCCATGGACGAGATCAAGATCTTGAAGCAGATTGCTGATGGTGATCCTGATGACTCCAAATGTGTTGTTAAGCTCCTTGACCACTTCAAGCACTCAGGCCCTAATGGCAACCATGTGTGCATGGTTTTTGAGTTTCTTGGTGATAACTTGTTGACCCTGATAAAGTACACGAACTATCGTGGAATTCCCCTTCCGATGGTCAAGGAGATATGCCGCCATGTGCTCATCGGCCTCGACTACCTCCACCGCACGCTTTCTATTATTCACACTGACCTTAAGCCTGAGAATATATTGCTCGTGTCTACCATTGACCCCTCAAAGGACCCCCGAAAGTCAGGTGTGCCCTTGGTTCTGCCTTCTGCGAAGACAGACGAGCCAACTCCAAAGGTGCCTGCACCACCAGCAAATGGTGGTCTCTCCAAGAaccagaagaagaagatccggaagaaagCCAAACGTGCAGCTGCTGCAACTTCAGAAGGGAGTAGTGCTGTGGCATCTGCTGACACAGATGGGTCAGACGACAGAGGAGATCTGGGCACAGCAAATGAGGGCAGTCCTAGCCAGGATGGAGCTAAGAAGCGGGCAAAAGGAGATAGACAGGGTAGCAAAGGGGCTAAGAAGAAGATGGCAATGGAGGCTGATCTAAAGTGCAAGCTGGTGGACTTTGGAAATGCATGTTGGACATACAAGCAGTTCACAAGTGACATTCAAACGAGGCAGTACAGATGTCCTGAGGTTATACTTGGTTCCAAGTACTCTACATCTGCTGACCTATGGTCCTTTGCGTGCATCTGCTTCGAGCTTTCCACAGGGGATGTGCTTTTTGATCCACATAGTGGTGACAATTTCGATCGAGATGAG GATCACCTTGCACTGATGATGGAGCTACTAGGAATGATGCCTCGCAAG ATTGCCCTGGGTGGTCGGTACTCGCGCGAGTTCTTCAATCGGTATGGGGATCTGAGGCACATTAGACGCTTGCGGTTCTGGCCTCTCAACAAGGTGCTGATGGAGAAGTACGAGTTTACTGAAAAAAACGCAAATGACATGGCGGATTTTCTTGTACCGATACTTGATTTTGTCCCTGAGAAGCGTCCTACAGCTGCTCAATTGCTTCAGCATCCATGGCTTGATGCTGGTCCCCACCGAAAGCAACCTGCAGCCCTGCCAGACTCTACACAGAATTCAGCTGATGGTGTTTCAGAGAAGCAAAGGAAAGAGAATGAAGAAAGAGACGCAATGGCTGTAGAGCTGGGGAACATTGCCATAGATGGTGCCTCATCATCCAGGCCAGCAAACGATCCTCAAGCAAGCATGAATAAAGCAACTGCTACCCCTTCTAAGAAGTGA